The Sporosarcina sp. Marseille-Q4943 genome includes the window ATTCAATAGCTTCTCGATTGCTTCTGAAACTGTAAACTCAACAGTTGCAGTTTCTTTTGCTGGAACGACTTCTTTTGTACCTTCTTCAACTTGAATGCCAAGCATCGCTAAAGCAGTCAGAGTCGCTTGGTTGTTGCTATCGCGAATGATAACGCCAGCTTTTTCTAGTTTAGCTTTTTGCTCATCGATGTTTTGTGGATCTTGGTCAGTACCGCAAACAGTTGCAACGAAGTAGATGTTTCTGCCAGCTGCTTTTGTTTCGTTTTGGATTTTTTCGATGCCAGGGAGCAATGCGCCTGCCATATCGTCGTGTGCACCATATCCAAGAACAACGTCAAACAGGATAACTGCTGTTGATTCATCTTGTGCAGCTTTTTGGAAGAATTGAATTCTTGTATCCGGATCGATCATTGGGTGTGGTTTACCTTGCGTGTAAACGTCGTCACCAAGGTCGATTACTTCAAAGCCGTTTGCATTTAGAAGGTAGCCAGCTTGGTCATGGTCAGTTTCTCCAAGGTTCAAACCTCTGCTGATCAAAGTAGCTGCTTCATATCCAAGCGTTCCGCCGGAATATAGACCTTTGATTGTTTTTTGTTCAGGTTTCAAGTCTACTGCAGGTACTTCGTCTTCAAGGTGATTGTAATTTGGTTTGATCGGGTTGCCTTTTACGAGATCAACAGCAAGTGCTGCTGTTTCTTCAAGCGTGTTTGCATAGTACACATTTCCTTCATGGTTATGTGGCTCTTCTCCAAGGAAGATTGCAACAACCGGTTTAGAAATGCTGTGTAGCAAGCTTACAACTTCGTCACGAACTTCTTTTGCAGGTGGCTTAGAAATAAGTGTAATCACTTCTGTTTGGTTATGTTGTGCCAATGCTTTAAGGCCGTCCAACATTGTAATTGCACCGATTTTGTCAGAAAGGTCGCGGCCGCCCGTACCGATTGCGTGGCTCACACCTGCGCCTAGACGATCGATTTCAGTCGTAACTTCTTGGATACCTGTTCCGGAAGCTCCGATTACACCGATTTTGCCTGTTTTCACTACGTTTGCGAATGCAAGTGGAACACCGGAAACGATTACTGTACCAGCATCAGGACCCATGACGAGAAGACCTTTTTCATGAGCTTTTTCTTTAATGCGGCGCTCATCTTCAGTCGTAACGTTGTCACTGAAAATCATTACGTGCATATCTCTGTCTAGTGCTTTTTCCGCTTCTTCAGCAGCGTATTGGCCTGGTGTAGAGATGATTGCAATGTTTGCATCAGGAAGTGCATTCACAGCTTTGTCCCATGAGTTAACAGTTTCGAAAGATTCTTTACCAGCGCTGATCGCTTGGTTGCTTAGGTAGTTATCAACTTCATCAAGCACTTCTTGGATTTTCTCTTCTTGATCCGTGTCAAGAACGATACACATATCGTTTGATGCTGCGCCTTCAAGCTCTTCAGTGAAAAGGCCAGCAGTTTTGAAGATGTCTTTGTTAGCAGGCGTACCCATCATGACTTGAACTTTGTTAACGCCTTCCATTGTTGAAATTTTATTCGTGAGAAGCATTAGGTTAACTGAATCCTGGTATGAATTCTGTTTGACAATCGTATAAAGCATGTTTTCACGCACCTCTTTAGAATTTTTTTGTACTTGCTTTTTTGACAGAAAATTGAAGAAACCTACGTAAAATTTGCACAGAAAAGCGGGTGGCCACTCAGGATGACCACCCTTTCTCCTTCTTACTTAGCAAAAGGGCTCTTATTATCGTAAGCATTGTTATGAACAACGTCTGAAATTAAATATTCATAAATATGATCTACAATTTCAATTCCGTTTTCCTCGTATTGTTTCTCCCTTTCAGCACTTCTTTGTCCAGGGTAGGAAACGTGATCAAAACCAGGAGCCGGTTTAATGTTATTAAGATCTTTCATTGTTGTAGCAATACTTTCCTGGAACGCATTTAATCCTGTGAAGTATTCCGGATTAATGACAATATGAAGTTGTCCAAGATTTCGGTATTCGGTGAGATCATGGTACATTGATGAAACTTTGTTTCCAAATGGAAGTCCAAGCAGAATTCCAGATAGAACGTCAACCATCATCATGAGTCCGTATCCCTTAGGTCCAGCGATCGGCACTAAAGCATTCACTTTAAATGGATCGGTCGTCGGCTTTCCTTCGCTATCAACGGCCCATGTATCAGGAATGGATTCATTTTTTGATCGAGCATGAAGAATTTTCCCCCAAGCTTGAACGGTTGTTGCCATATCAAATGTAATGTTCTCTCCGTTTTTGCCTGGTGCCGCAAAAGCAATTGGATTTGTTCCGTAATATGGCTCTGATCCGCCGAAAGGAACGACCATCGGATCTGATTGGCAAACTGAAATACCAATCAAATTCTCGTTGGCAGCTTGTTGAACAAAGTAAGAAAGGGCACCGCTATGACCGATTCTTCTTACGCCAACAACAGCTACTCCGTTTTCTTTTGCCATTTGAATTGCTTCGTCCATTGCTAATTTCGCAGCGACATGACCTACCCCATTATCGCCGTCAAATACAGCAGTGCAAGGACCCGTTTTCTCAAATGTGAAATCAGGATTCGCATTAAGTCCGCCTTTAGCAATTCGCTCTGCATAATATTCCACTCTCATCGCTCCGTGAGAATGAACTCCCCTGGCATCCGCATGAACGAGCACGTCTG containing:
- the fdrA gene encoding acyl-CoA synthetase FdrA, with translation MLYTIVKQNSYQDSVNLMLLTNKISTMEGVNKVQVMMGTPANKDIFKTAGLFTEELEGAASNDMCIVLDTDQEEKIQEVLDEVDNYLSNQAISAGKESFETVNSWDKAVNALPDANIAIISTPGQYAAEEAEKALDRDMHVMIFSDNVTTEDERRIKEKAHEKGLLVMGPDAGTVIVSGVPLAFANVVKTGKIGVIGASGTGIQEVTTEIDRLGAGVSHAIGTGGRDLSDKIGAITMLDGLKALAQHNQTEVITLISKPPAKEVRDEVVSLLHSISKPVVAIFLGEEPHNHEGNVYYANTLEETAALAVDLVKGNPIKPNYNHLEDEVPAVDLKPEQKTIKGLYSGGTLGYEAATLISRGLNLGETDHDQAGYLLNANGFEVIDLGDDVYTQGKPHPMIDPDTRIQFFQKAAQDESTAVILFDVVLGYGAHDDMAGALLPGIEKIQNETKAAGRNIYFVATVCGTDQDPQNIDEQKAKLEKAGVIIRDSNNQATLTALAMLGIQVEEGTKEVVPAKETATVEFTVSEAIEKLLNEKPSVVNVGLKKFTESITATGGRVVQYDWRPVAGGNPRLRKILSLLK
- the allD gene encoding ureidoglycolate dehydrogenase, which produces MRLSSEQLNELITKKLHKAGLTEEHARGVADVLVHADARGVHSHGAMRVEYYAERIAKGGLNANPDFTFEKTGPCTAVFDGDNGVGHVAAKLAMDEAIQMAKENGVAVVGVRRIGHSGALSYFVQQAANENLIGISVCQSDPMVVPFGGSEPYYGTNPIAFAAPGKNGENITFDMATTVQAWGKILHARSKNESIPDTWAVDSEGKPTTDPFKVNALVPIAGPKGYGLMMMVDVLSGILLGLPFGNKVSSMYHDLTEYRNLGQLHIVINPEYFTGLNAFQESIATTMKDLNNIKPAPGFDHVSYPGQRSAEREKQYEENGIEIVDHIYEYLISDVVHNNAYDNKSPFAK